One Phycisphaeraceae bacterium genomic window, CACATGCGGACGGTAACCTCATCAGGCACCAGCTCGCCGCGAGAGGAATACTCGTAAAAGATTTTTCCCAGTTCGCTGGTGATGTCGATGGAGCGAAAGACATCGCCGCAGGAGCAGTGATGGAACCCCGGGACCATACCCAGAATTTTGCCCTGCGTGCCCTTACCTGAGCCTGGTGCGCCGAAGAGTAGTACGGTTTTGAAGCGACTGGCCATGAATTGATCGCCGTTGAAGATTGTCCGGTGGCGGATGAACGTATCACCGCTCGATCTTAATAATCGGTAATCGGCAATCTCGCGTCGGTAATTTCTTATCGAACCGCTGCGGCACTGCGGGCATCTTCCAGCGCCTCAGGATCACGACGCGCCAATGCCGCCATATCGAGCGACCCTCGACCCGCGGACTGGATCGACGTGTTTACCGCGCTGCGGACCCAATCGAGGCTGCCGCTGTACCACTCATAGGCGTATCCGATAACGATGACCGCAAGGAACGGCGCGCCGAGCACCACAGCTTCCGTGGGAAAATCACGGAAGACAACTGCCCAGGGATAAATCAACGCCACTTCAACATCGAATACCAGATAAAAAAGCGCAACGATGTAGAAACGCAGATCGAACTGCACCCAACTCGACCCGACGGTCGGCTCGCCGCATTCGTAGATGGCTTTTTTCTCATCGTTGGGTAGCGAGGGCCGAACCAGACTCCCCACGAGGAGATTCAGCAGAACAAACCCAAGACCGAAGCCGAGAAAGATGGCGATATTGAGCAACGATTCCAATGACGAACTCCCTCAGATTGAGAACATGGAGAATCCTACCGCCCCGGACGCAATGGCTCAAACAGCCAATCGTGCTGCGCATAACCTCAACCGCTACGCTGGTCCTAAAATATCGTTGATAACTAGAATAATCACTGAGAATTTTGTACCCGTACCCGACTACAGTTTGGCTGCGACAATGCGCCAGCACTAGCGATTTCACCTACTCATTTACGTCATTTTGTGGTGATTTTGGACTTTTTATAGAAGCGTAACTTGAATTAGGACCGATTTGATCCTAGAATGACGATGGTGAGATAGATTCTCAATTAAAAGGTTCCTTCCGAACATGCTGAGCCTGACCCGCAAATCTGATTACGCACTGGTGGCGCTGGCCTATCTTGGCCAGCGTCGTGTGGCGTGCGAACCGGCGGTCAGTGCCCGCAAAATAGCGGATCAGTTCAATCTTCCGCTGCCTCTGCTGATGAACATTCTCAAAGACCTCGCCCACGCCAAGCTCGTTTCATCGACTCGTGGTCAGTCGGGTGGATATACCCTCGCCCACGACCCGGAGAATGTCACCATCCTGGAGGTCATCACTGCTCTGGAGGGACCGAGCCGTCTGACGCCATGTGCGGATGATCTGACCGTGCTGGGGCAGGAATGTCAGGTATGCGGCTGCGGGATCAGAGGGCCGATTCGGCGGCTGAATCATCGCATCCAGTCCTTCCTCGAAAACATGACTCTGCTTGACCTGATGGAGACTGACCCGGATGCGGAACATCTGTCGAGCGGTGTGAAGGTGAATCTATTGACGCGGTACGCGGCTGCGAGCTTGTGATGTTGTGAGTTGTTTGTCGTGATGCGGGAGAGAAAGAGAAGGAGTTTTGCGATGTCTGTGAAGTTGCCCATCTATCTTGACTACAACGCGACCACGCCGGTCGATCCGCGTGTGCTTGAGGCGATGCTGCCCTACTTCACCGTCCATTTCGGTAACGCAGCCAGCCGCAACCATCAGTTCGGCTGGACCGCCGAGGCTGCGGTGGACAAAGCCCGTGAACAGGTTGCAGCACTGATTGGTGCCAGTTCCAAGGAAATCGTCTGGACCTCCGGCTCAACCGAGTCAAATAACCTCGCCATCAAAGGCGTGGCTGATATGTACAAGGAGAAGGGCAAGCACATCATCACCGCTGTCCACGAACACAAGGCGGTGCTGGATCCGTGTAAGCGTCTCCAGAAAGAAGGCTACGACGTCACTTGGCTCGAACCGGGGCGAGACGGCGTGATCTACGCGGAACAGG contains:
- a CDS encoding Rrf2 family transcriptional regulator — protein: MLSLTRKSDYALVALAYLGQRRVACEPAVSARKIADQFNLPLPLLMNILKDLAHAKLVSSTRGQSGGYTLAHDPENVTILEVITALEGPSRLTPCADDLTVLGQECQVCGCGIRGPIRRLNHRIQSFLENMTLLDLMETDPDAEHLSSGVKVNLLTRYAAASL
- a CDS encoding NADH-quinone oxidoreductase subunit A; protein product: MESLLNIAIFLGFGLGFVLLNLLVGSLVRPSLPNDEKKAIYECGEPTVGSSWVQFDLRFYIVALFYLVFDVEVALIYPWAVVFRDFPTEAVVLGAPFLAVIVIGYAYEWYSGSLDWVRSAVNTSIQSAGRGSLDMAALARRDPEALEDARSAAAVR